A genomic window from Pannonibacter sp. XCT-53 includes:
- a CDS encoding YdcH family protein, which produces MSMQSHIAELERRHAALERQIEDALLHPSVDSLQVADMKRRKLRLKDEIQKLREDDTFH; this is translated from the coding sequence ATGTCAATGCAGTCGCACATTGCAGAACTGGAACGCCGTCATGCTGCCCTCGAGCGGCAGATCGAGGACGCCCTGCTGCACCCGAGTGTCGATTCCCTTCAGGTCGCCGATATGAAGCGACGCAAACTCAGGCTCAAGGACGAGATCCAGAAACTGCGAGAAGACGACACGTTCCACTGA
- the rpmE gene encoding 50S ribosomal protein L31 encodes MKANIHPDYHSIKVVMTDGTEYFTRSTYGKEGDTLALDIDPISHPAWTGGERQIMDRGGRVSRFKNKFAGFLGS; translated from the coding sequence ATGAAAGCGAACATCCATCCCGATTACCACTCCATCAAGGTCGTCATGACCGATGGCACCGAGTACTTCACCCGCTCGACCTACGGCAAGGAAGGCGACACCCTCGCCCTCGACATCGATCCGATCTCCCATCCGGCCTGGACCGGTGGCGAGCGCCAGATCATGGACCGTGGCGGTCGCGTGTCGCGCTTCAAGAACAAGTTCGCGGGCTTCCTCGGCTCGTAA
- a CDS encoding ABC transporter transmembrane domain-containing protein: MQLVPYLGRYKLMIAAALLALVSAAATTLVLPMAVRQMIDHGFGADDPQLVNSYFLLLVAVAGALALASSCRFFLVMWIGERIVSDVRADVFAHLTRLSPAFYDSARSGEILSRLTADTTQIKSAFGASASVAMRNFVMFVGAVSLMVYTSPRLSVIVLAAIPVIVLPLIGFGRMVRKRARAAQDTIAESSAFASEMLGSVRTLQAFTAEKQAASRYGTAVETAFQAARGALGARALLTGFAIFVISSSVVAVLWIGAGDVFAGRMTGGELGQFLLYSILAAGALGELSQVWGEISQAAGAAERLAEILRIRPAIQAPAHPKALPVPPRGEIRLDGVAFAYAPGPESGEGLAATGSGPGASAADPASPVVRGVDLAIAAGETVALVGPSGAGKSTLFHLLMRFYDPTAGSVRLDGVDLRDADPEAVRARIALVPQDTVVFGSTAADNIAYGRPGASREEIRRAAELARAHDFIMALPQGYDTVLGERGITLSGGQRQRIAIARAVLKDAPVLLLDEATSALDAESETLVQQALERLMQGRTTVVIAHRLATVLKADRIVVMDQGQIVESGTHAELVARDGLYARLARLQFETGARALRDAS; encoded by the coding sequence ATGCAGCTTGTGCCCTATCTTGGCCGCTACAAGCTGATGATCGCCGCCGCCCTGCTGGCGCTGGTCAGCGCTGCCGCGACCACGCTGGTGCTGCCGATGGCCGTGCGTCAGATGATCGACCATGGCTTCGGCGCGGACGACCCGCAGCTCGTCAACAGCTATTTCCTGTTGCTGGTGGCCGTGGCCGGTGCCCTTGCGCTCGCCAGCTCCTGCCGTTTCTTTCTGGTGATGTGGATCGGCGAGCGCATCGTCTCCGACGTGCGCGCGGATGTCTTTGCGCATCTCACCCGGCTCAGCCCGGCCTTCTACGACAGCGCCAGGTCGGGCGAGATCCTGTCGCGCCTGACCGCCGACACCACGCAGATCAAGTCGGCCTTCGGCGCCAGCGCCTCGGTCGCCATGCGCAATTTCGTGATGTTCGTCGGGGCGGTGTCGCTGATGGTCTACACCAGCCCCCGGCTGTCGGTGATCGTGCTTGCCGCGATCCCGGTGATCGTCCTGCCGCTGATCGGTTTTGGTCGCATGGTGCGCAAACGGGCCAGGGCTGCGCAGGACACGATTGCCGAATCCTCCGCCTTCGCCTCGGAAATGCTGGGCTCGGTCCGCACCCTGCAGGCCTTCACCGCCGAGAAGCAGGCGGCATCCCGCTATGGCACGGCAGTGGAGACGGCCTTCCAGGCCGCCCGGGGCGCGCTGGGTGCCCGTGCCCTGCTGACGGGCTTCGCCATCTTCGTCATCTCTTCCAGCGTTGTCGCCGTGCTGTGGATCGGTGCCGGTGACGTGTTCGCCGGGCGGATGACCGGCGGCGAGCTGGGCCAGTTCCTGCTCTACTCGATCCTGGCCGCGGGAGCGCTCGGCGAGCTGTCGCAGGTCTGGGGCGAGATCTCGCAGGCTGCGGGCGCCGCCGAGCGGCTGGCCGAGATCCTGCGCATCCGGCCGGCAATCCAGGCTCCGGCGCATCCGAAGGCCCTGCCCGTGCCGCCACGCGGCGAGATCCGGCTTGACGGTGTTGCCTTTGCCTATGCGCCGGGTCCGGAGAGCGGGGAGGGGCTTGCCGCAACCGGGAGCGGACCCGGCGCCAGTGCGGCCGATCCGGCCAGTCCTGTCGTCCGGGGGGTCGACCTGGCGATCGCCGCCGGCGAGACCGTTGCTCTCGTCGGTCCCTCGGGGGCGGGCAAGTCCACGCTGTTTCATCTGCTCATGCGCTTCTACGACCCGACCGCGGGCTCGGTGCGCCTCGATGGCGTGGACCTGCGCGACGCCGATCCGGAAGCCGTGCGGGCGCGCATCGCCCTCGTGCCGCAGGACACCGTCGTCTTCGGGTCGACGGCGGCGGACAACATCGCCTATGGCCGGCCGGGCGCAAGCCGCGAGGAGATCCGCCGGGCGGCGGAGCTGGCCCGCGCCCATGACTTCATCATGGCCTTGCCGCAGGGCTATGACACGGTTCTGGGCGAGCGCGGCATTACCCTGTCCGGCGGGCAGCGGCAACGGATCGCCATCGCCCGGGCGGTGCTGAAGGATGCGCCGGTCCTGTTGCTCGACGAGGCCACCAGCGCGCTGGATGCGGAAAGCGAGACGCTGGTGCAGCAGGCGCTGGAGCGGCTGATGCAGGGGCGGACCACGGTCGTGATCGCGCACCGGCTGGCGACCGTGCTCAAGGCCGACCGGATTGTCGTGATGGATCAGGGGCAGATCGTCGAGAGCGGCACGCACGCGGAGCTGGTTGCCCGTGACGGCCTTTATGCGCGCCTGGCGCGCCTGCAGTTCGAGACCGGGGCAAGGGCCCTGCGGGACGCCAGCTGA
- a CDS encoding SDR family NAD(P)-dependent oxidoreductase — MSLTNKVAIITGAARGIGFAIAKRFLHDGARVVIADVDDEAGEAAVEELKGLGEVIYVSCNVAEKLDVRNLVAETLNAFGDIDILVNNAGIAVGSDFLTLEEADFDRVLQVNLKGAFLASQAVARHMVEKVQAGGTPGAIVNMSSVNAVLAIPSQIPYCVSKGGMSQLTKATSLALAPYGIRVNAIGPGSIMTDMLASVNSDKAARNRILSRTPLSRVGEPSEIASVAAFLASDDASYITGQTIFVDGGRLPLNYTVAVPDAD; from the coding sequence TTGTCCCTCACCAACAAGGTCGCCATCATCACTGGCGCCGCCCGCGGCATCGGCTTTGCGATTGCCAAACGGTTCCTGCATGACGGAGCCAGGGTCGTGATTGCCGATGTCGACGACGAAGCCGGCGAAGCGGCCGTCGAGGAGCTGAAGGGCCTCGGCGAGGTCATCTATGTCAGCTGCAACGTTGCCGAGAAGCTGGACGTGCGCAACCTGGTCGCCGAGACCCTGAATGCCTTCGGCGACATCGACATCCTGGTCAACAACGCCGGCATTGCCGTGGGCTCCGACTTCCTGACGCTTGAGGAAGCCGATTTCGACCGGGTGCTGCAGGTCAACCTGAAGGGGGCCTTCCTGGCCTCCCAGGCGGTTGCCCGGCACATGGTCGAGAAGGTCCAGGCGGGCGGCACCCCCGGCGCGATCGTCAACATGTCCTCGGTCAATGCGGTCCTGGCGATCCCGTCCCAGATCCCCTATTGCGTGTCCAAGGGCGGCATGTCGCAGCTGACCAAGGCGACCTCGCTCGCCCTTGCCCCGTACGGCATCCGTGTCAACGCGATCGGCCCGGGCTCGATCATGACCGACATGCTGGCCTCGGTGAACTCCGACAAGGCGGCACGCAACCGCATCCTGTCGCGCACGCCGCTGAGCCGGGTCGGCGAACCCTCCGAGATCGCGTCCGTGGCCGCTTTCCTTGCGTCCGACGATGCGTCCTACATCACCGGCCAGACCATCTTCGTCGATGGTGGACGTCTGCCGCTGAATTACACGGTCGCCGTTCCCGACGCTGACTGA
- a CDS encoding propionyl-CoA synthetase yields the protein MSTSRYHDTYAAWKADPEGFWGEAARDIDWFRPHDRVFDATLGVYGRWFPGAETNTCHNCLDRHVNGGRADQTALIYDSPITRTRRSYTYSELLDHVQAMASVLADHGIGRGDRVILYMPMIPEAAMAMLACARLGAIHSVVFGGFAANELATRIDDATPKAIICASCGLEPGRSIAYKPLVDAAIDLSDHKPDRVMVIQRTQLGAALDRPGDLDLGAAMGQALAEGRTVPCTPVAATDPLYVLYTSGTTGQPKGVVRDTGGHMVALKWSMQNLYGINPGEVFWAASDVGWVVGHSYIVYGPLLHGCTTVVFEGKPVGTPDAGVFWRVISDHKVAALFTAPTAFRAIKKEDPSGRLIHDYDLSTFRTLFLAGERADPDTIRWAEDKLGVPVIDHWWQTETGWAIVGNPVGLGMLPVKHGSPTVAMPGYDVRVLDDAGHPLPAGTLGNIVVRLPLPPGCLPTLWNADQRFRSAYLDEFPGYYKTADAGVIDADGYLSIMARTDDIINVAGHRLSTGAMEEVLSGHPDVAECAVIGIADQLKGQLPCGFVVLKAGVSRSHAEIETELVKRVRDLIGPVAAFKIAITVDRLPKTRSGKILRGTMRQIADGLEYKMPATIDDPAILSEIEAALNAYGVRTRA from the coding sequence ATGAGCACCAGCCGTTATCACGACACCTATGCAGCCTGGAAGGCGGATCCGGAAGGCTTCTGGGGCGAGGCGGCCAGGGACATCGACTGGTTTCGACCCCACGACCGCGTGTTCGACGCGACCCTTGGCGTCTATGGCCGCTGGTTTCCGGGTGCCGAGACGAACACCTGCCACAACTGTCTCGACCGCCACGTCAACGGCGGTCGGGCAGACCAGACGGCCCTGATCTACGACAGCCCCATCACCCGGACGCGGCGCTCCTACACCTACAGCGAACTGCTTGACCATGTTCAGGCCATGGCCTCGGTCCTGGCGGACCATGGGATCGGCAGGGGCGACCGCGTCATTCTCTACATGCCGATGATCCCCGAGGCAGCCATGGCGATGCTCGCCTGCGCGCGCCTCGGTGCGATCCACTCGGTCGTCTTCGGCGGCTTTGCCGCCAACGAGCTGGCTACCCGCATTGATGACGCCACGCCGAAGGCCATCATCTGTGCGTCCTGCGGCCTCGAGCCCGGCCGGAGCATCGCCTACAAGCCGCTGGTTGACGCCGCCATCGACCTTTCGGACCACAAGCCGGACCGGGTCATGGTCATCCAGCGGACCCAGCTCGGGGCCGCGCTGGACCGGCCGGGAGACCTCGACCTCGGCGCCGCCATGGGCCAGGCGCTGGCCGAGGGGCGAACCGTGCCCTGCACGCCGGTCGCCGCCACCGATCCGCTCTATGTCCTCTACACCTCCGGCACGACCGGGCAGCCCAAGGGCGTGGTCCGGGACACGGGCGGCCACATGGTGGCCCTCAAGTGGTCGATGCAGAACCTCTACGGCATCAACCCGGGCGAGGTTTTCTGGGCCGCCTCCGATGTCGGCTGGGTTGTCGGCCATTCCTACATCGTCTACGGCCCGCTGCTGCACGGCTGCACCACCGTCGTGTTTGAAGGCAAGCCGGTCGGCACCCCGGATGCGGGCGTGTTCTGGCGCGTCATCTCCGACCACAAGGTCGCCGCGCTCTTCACCGCGCCGACGGCCTTCCGCGCGATCAAGAAGGAAGACCCTTCCGGGCGGCTCATCCACGACTATGACCTGAGCACGTTCCGCACCCTGTTTCTGGCCGGCGAACGCGCCGATCCGGATACGATCCGCTGGGCGGAGGACAAGCTCGGCGTTCCGGTGATCGACCACTGGTGGCAGACGGAAACAGGCTGGGCCATCGTCGGCAACCCGGTCGGCCTCGGCATGCTGCCGGTCAAGCACGGGTCACCGACGGTGGCGATGCCGGGCTACGACGTGCGGGTGCTGGATGACGCCGGTCATCCGCTGCCGGCCGGCACGCTCGGCAACATCGTCGTCAGGCTGCCGCTCCCGCCGGGCTGCCTGCCAACCCTGTGGAACGCCGACCAGCGCTTCCGCTCGGCCTATCTCGATGAATTTCCCGGCTACTACAAGACCGCCGATGCCGGCGTCATCGACGCGGACGGCTATCTCTCGATCATGGCGCGCACCGACGACATCATCAACGTGGCAGGACATCGGCTGTCGACCGGCGCGATGGAGGAAGTGCTGTCAGGCCATCCGGACGTTGCGGAATGCGCGGTCATCGGCATCGCCGACCAGCTCAAGGGCCAGCTGCCCTGCGGGTTCGTCGTGCTCAAGGCCGGCGTCAGCCGCAGCCATGCCGAGATCGAGACCGAGCTGGTGAAACGGGTGCGGGATCTCATCGGTCCCGTGGCCGCCTTCAAGATCGCGATCACCGTCGACCGTCTGCCGAAGACACGGTCGGGCAAGATCCTGCGCGGCACCATGCGCCAGATCGCCGACGGGCTGGAGTACAAGATGCCGGCCACCATCGACGACCCGGCGATCCTGTCCGAAATCGAGGCAGCGCTCAACGCCTACGGCGTCCGCACGCGAGCCTGA
- a CDS encoding sulfite exporter TauE/SafE family protein: protein MLPLSDPLFYAAAVPAVVLAGLSKGGFGGSIGMLAVPLMALVIPPVQAAGILLPILVVMDVVGLLAYRGVYDRRALVLLLPAGIAGVGVGWATASLVNDAQVTLLVGVLCLVFVAERFVPKRAAGPDADAGGQGRGHRPLAGAFWGAMSGFTSFVSHTGGPPFQLYMVPLSLAPALFAGTAVIFFAAINAVKLVPYFFLGQFDARNLATAAVLLPLAPLSTLAGVWLVKRIEPRLFYALVYVAMAVIGVKLVHDSARQLFG from the coding sequence ATGCTGCCGCTGTCCGATCCGCTGTTCTATGCCGCCGCCGTTCCGGCGGTGGTCCTGGCCGGCCTGTCGAAGGGCGGCTTCGGCGGGTCCATCGGCATGCTCGCCGTGCCGCTGATGGCCCTGGTCATCCCGCCGGTGCAGGCGGCGGGGATCCTGCTGCCGATCCTGGTCGTGATGGATGTGGTCGGCCTCCTTGCCTATCGCGGCGTCTATGACCGCCGGGCGCTGGTGCTGCTGCTGCCGGCCGGCATCGCAGGGGTCGGTGTCGGCTGGGCCACGGCCTCGCTGGTCAATGACGCCCAGGTGACGTTGCTGGTCGGCGTCCTCTGCCTGGTCTTCGTGGCCGAGCGGTTTGTTCCAAAGCGCGCTGCCGGCCCCGACGCCGACGCGGGCGGGCAGGGGCGGGGCCATCGCCCCCTGGCCGGGGCGTTCTGGGGCGCGATGTCGGGCTTTACCAGTTTCGTCAGCCATACGGGCGGGCCGCCGTTCCAGCTCTACATGGTGCCCCTGAGTCTGGCACCGGCGCTCTTTGCCGGGACGGCCGTCATTTTCTTCGCGGCCATCAACGCCGTGAAGCTGGTGCCCTATTTCTTCCTCGGACAGTTCGACGCCCGCAATCTGGCGACGGCGGCCGTGCTGCTGCCGCTTGCCCCCCTGTCGACGCTGGCCGGGGTCTGGCTGGTGAAGCGGATCGAGCCGCGCCTCTTCTACGCTCTCGTCTATGTTGCCATGGCGGTGATCGGGGTGAAGCTCGTGCACGACAGCGCGAGGCAGCTGTTCGGCTGA
- a CDS encoding acyl-CoA synthetase, whose translation MRAGDSPFDRDLDKTPANYTPLSPLSFLARAADVFPERLAVVHGSQRLTYAEFYGRSRRLASVLAGLGIGRNDTVSVMLSNVPPMLEAHYGVPMAGGVLHALNTRLDAAILAFQLDHADSKVLITDREFAPVMKQALALAKVRPVIIDYSDPVFPQDGERLGSLDYEEMLATGDPDFRWSLPSDEWDAIALNYTSGTTGNPKGVVYHHRGAYLLAQANILTASMGRHPVYLWTLPMFHCNGWCFPWSLSVVAGTHVCLRWVRAKAIWDLMADEGVTHLCGAPIIMSTLLGTPESDKRPLPRVVEFFTAAAPPPESVLAAMQAAGFNVTHLYGLTEVYGPAVVNDWKGEWDALAPESRAALKARQGVRYVALDGLTVMDPVSMTEVPRDGQTMGEVMFRGNVVMKGYLKNAAATAEAFAGGWFHSGDLGVIHPDGYIQLKDRSKDIIISGGENISSIEVEDVLYKHPAVQAAAVVARPDEKWGETPCAFVELKSGASVTEAELIAFCRQRLAHFKAPRVIVFEDLPKTSTGKIQKFALRDRARALQVPG comes from the coding sequence ATGCGCGCAGGCGACAGCCCCTTTGACCGTGATCTCGACAAGACCCCGGCCAACTACACGCCGCTCAGCCCGCTGAGCTTTCTGGCCCGGGCGGCGGATGTGTTTCCCGAGCGCCTGGCCGTGGTGCATGGCAGCCAGCGCCTGACCTATGCGGAGTTCTACGGCCGCAGCCGCCGGCTCGCTTCCGTGCTGGCCGGTCTCGGGATCGGAAGGAACGACACGGTCTCGGTGATGCTGTCGAATGTGCCGCCGATGCTCGAGGCGCATTACGGCGTGCCGATGGCCGGCGGCGTCCTGCACGCGCTCAACACGCGGCTCGATGCGGCAATCCTCGCCTTCCAGCTCGATCACGCAGACAGCAAGGTGCTGATCACCGACCGGGAATTTGCCCCGGTGATGAAACAGGCGCTTGCCCTGGCGAAGGTCAGGCCCGTCATCATCGACTATTCCGATCCCGTGTTCCCGCAGGACGGCGAAAGGCTCGGCAGTCTGGACTATGAGGAGATGCTGGCCACCGGCGACCCGGATTTCCGCTGGAGCCTGCCGTCCGACGAGTGGGATGCGATCGCACTCAACTACACCTCGGGCACCACGGGCAATCCCAAGGGCGTGGTCTATCACCATCGCGGGGCCTATCTCCTGGCGCAGGCGAACATTCTCACGGCCTCGATGGGCCGTCATCCGGTCTATCTCTGGACCTTGCCGATGTTCCATTGCAACGGCTGGTGCTTCCCCTGGTCGCTGTCGGTGGTGGCCGGCACCCATGTCTGCCTGCGCTGGGTGCGGGCCAAGGCGATCTGGGACCTGATGGCGGACGAGGGCGTGACCCATCTGTGTGGCGCGCCGATCATCATGTCGACGCTGCTGGGCACGCCGGAGAGCGACAAGCGGCCCCTGCCGCGGGTCGTCGAGTTCTTCACCGCGGCTGCCCCGCCGCCGGAATCCGTGCTTGCGGCGATGCAGGCGGCCGGCTTCAACGTCACGCATCTCTACGGACTGACGGAGGTCTACGGTCCGGCAGTGGTCAATGACTGGAAGGGGGAATGGGATGCGCTCGCGCCGGAAAGCCGCGCGGCGCTCAAGGCCCGGCAGGGCGTGCGCTATGTCGCCCTCGACGGCCTGACGGTGATGGATCCGGTGAGCATGACCGAGGTGCCGCGCGACGGGCAGACCATGGGCGAGGTGATGTTCCGCGGCAATGTCGTGATGAAGGGATATCTCAAGAACGCTGCCGCCACCGCCGAGGCCTTTGCCGGCGGCTGGTTCCACAGCGGCGATCTCGGCGTGATCCACCCGGACGGCTACATCCAGCTCAAGGATCGCTCGAAGGACATCATCATTTCCGGCGGGGAGAACATCTCTTCGATCGAGGTCGAGGACGTGCTCTACAAGCACCCGGCCGTCCAGGCGGCGGCCGTTGTCGCCCGGCCGGACGAGAAATGGGGGGAGACGCCCTGTGCCTTCGTGGAGCTGAAGTCCGGAGCGAGCGTGACCGAGGCCGAGCTGATTGCCTTCTGCCGGCAGCGGCTCGCCCACTTCAAGGCACCGCGCGTGATCGTCTTTGAGGACCTGCCGAAGACCTCGACCGGCAAGATCCAGAAGTTTGCGCTGCGCGACAGGGCCAGGGCGCTTCAGGTCCCGGGCTGA
- the rcdA gene encoding protease adaptor protein RcdA has translation MTDDSKKLSAVPETVSFADRLAASQKFQALFQEGMALVEETASYLDGDGRSESKQLERPASLAYATESMRLTTRLMQLASWLLLQRAVNEGEMTADQAGSEKNKVRLDKLSSSTGGTAFNDLPERLQDLVVRSVRLQERVQHLDAMLYPREDVVVQEAPAENPVAQQIDRIFAAFGANR, from the coding sequence ATGACCGACGACTCGAAGAAGCTTTCCGCCGTGCCCGAAACGGTCAGCTTTGCGGACCGGCTCGCCGCATCCCAGAAGTTCCAGGCCCTGTTCCAGGAAGGCATGGCGCTGGTCGAGGAGACCGCGTCCTACCTTGACGGTGATGGCCGCTCCGAATCCAAGCAGCTCGAGCGTCCGGCCTCCCTTGCCTACGCAACCGAATCCATGCGCCTGACGACGCGGCTGATGCAGCTGGCCTCCTGGCTGCTGCTGCAGCGCGCGGTGAACGAGGGCGAGATGACGGCCGACCAGGCCGGCAGCGAGAAGAACAAGGTTCGTCTCGACAAGCTGAGCTCGTCCACGGGCGGCACCGCCTTCAACGACCTGCCGGAACGGCTGCAGGATCTCGTGGTCCGGTCGGTCCGCCTGCAGGAGCGTGTCCAGCATCTGGACGCCATGCTCTACCCGCGCGAGGATGTCGTGGTCCAGGAAGCCCCGGCCGAGAACCCGGTCGCACAGCAGATCGACCGCATCTTCGCCGCCTTCGGCGCGAACCGCTGA
- a CDS encoding DUF1192 domain-containing protein has translation MDDSDPRSASQVSPARAGDDLARLSEAELTERIEIFRAEIARIEAELRRRTSVRAAAEALFGGKTS, from the coding sequence ATGGACGACAGCGACCCTCGCTCCGCATCACAGGTTTCACCGGCCAGGGCAGGAGATGATCTTGCCCGACTGTCGGAAGCCGAACTCACTGAACGCATTGAGATTTTCAGGGCCGAAATCGCCCGGATCGAGGCGGAACTGCGCCGGCGGACCAGCGTCCGCGCCGCTGCAGAAGCTCTGTTTGGCGGAAAGACTAGTTAA
- a CDS encoding NAD(P)H-quinone oxidoreductase: protein MSSIPASLPRTMTAIAITAPGGPDVLAPEERPLPVAQAGEILIKVAAAGINRPDVLQRMGLYPAPKGASDLPGLEVAGWIADIGPGVEGRSIGEAVTALVAGGGYAEYVKVDARHALPVPAGLSMAEAAALPETFFTVWSNVFDRVGLKAGERFLVHGGTSGIGTTAIQLAKAFGAEVFTTVGSEPKAEACRALGADHAINYNTHDFVDEIARLTGGEGVHVILDMVGGDYVEKNWQAAAVEGRICQIANLNGPAEQVNFNRLMIKRLVHTGSTLRPRDGAFKAAIAAALVEKVWPLIASGRIKPVMDSTFPLRQANEAHRRMESSGHIGKIVLTVD from the coding sequence ATGTCCAGCATTCCTGCCTCGCTTCCCCGGACCATGACGGCAATTGCTATCACGGCACCGGGCGGACCTGATGTCCTTGCACCGGAAGAGCGGCCCCTGCCGGTCGCCCAGGCCGGCGAGATCCTGATCAAGGTGGCGGCTGCCGGCATCAACCGGCCCGACGTCCTGCAGCGCATGGGGCTCTATCCGGCGCCGAAGGGCGCCTCGGACCTGCCCGGCCTCGAGGTGGCGGGCTGGATTGCCGACATCGGACCGGGGGTCGAGGGGCGGAGCATCGGCGAGGCGGTCACGGCGCTCGTTGCCGGGGGCGGCTATGCGGAATACGTCAAGGTGGATGCCCGCCATGCGTTGCCGGTGCCCGCAGGCCTCAGCATGGCGGAGGCTGCGGCCCTGCCTGAAACCTTCTTCACCGTCTGGAGCAATGTCTTCGACCGCGTCGGGCTCAAGGCGGGCGAACGGTTCCTGGTGCATGGGGGCACGTCCGGGATCGGCACGACCGCGATCCAGCTCGCCAAGGCCTTTGGCGCGGAGGTGTTCACCACCGTCGGCTCCGAACCCAAGGCCGAGGCCTGCCGGGCGCTCGGAGCCGACCACGCCATCAACTACAACACCCATGATTTCGTCGACGAGATCGCCCGACTGACCGGCGGCGAGGGGGTGCATGTCATCCTCGACATGGTCGGGGGGGACTATGTCGAGAAGAACTGGCAGGCCGCCGCAGTGGAGGGCCGGATCTGCCAGATCGCCAACCTCAACGGACCGGCCGAGCAGGTGAACTTCAACCGCCTGATGATCAAGCGTCTGGTGCATACCGGATCGACGCTGCGCCCGCGCGACGGGGCCTTCAAGGCCGCCATCGCCGCAGCCCTGGTCGAGAAGGTCTGGCCGCTCATCGCCAGCGGCCGCATCAAGCCGGTCATGGATTCGACCTTCCCGCTCCGGCAGGCCAACGAGGCCCATCGCCGGATGGAAAGTTCCGGGCACATCGGCAAGATCGTGCTCACGGTTGACTGA
- a CDS encoding DUF1013 domain-containing protein, protein MSNTPLMPKATAVWLVDNTSLSFTQIAAFCKLHPLEVKAIADGDAAQGIKGLDPVITGQLSRDEIERAQRDPGYQLKLQASKVVVPESKRRGPRYTPVSRRQDRPNAILWLVRNHPELKDAQIMRLVGTTKPTIAAIRERTHWNSASLTPSDPVTLGLCSQLELDMEVEKAAKNAPPRPETDYTELLAPVEETTSEEAIAAAFTRDRRPREEEEAIDADAVFAKLNSLKKSRKGDDEDEDDFRF, encoded by the coding sequence ATGTCGAATACGCCGCTCATGCCGAAGGCAACGGCCGTCTGGCTCGTCGACAACACGTCGCTGAGCTTCACCCAGATCGCTGCCTTCTGCAAACTGCATCCGCTCGAGGTGAAGGCGATCGCCGATGGTGACGCCGCGCAGGGCATCAAGGGCCTCGATCCGGTTATCACCGGCCAGCTGAGCCGGGACGAGATCGAGCGTGCGCAGCGCGATCCGGGCTATCAGCTCAAGCTTCAGGCGTCGAAGGTGGTGGTGCCGGAGAGCAAGCGCCGGGGGCCGCGCTACACCCCGGTGTCGCGTCGTCAGGATCGCCCCAACGCGATCCTCTGGCTGGTGCGCAACCATCCGGAACTCAAGGACGCGCAGATCATGCGTCTGGTGGGCACGACCAAGCCGACCATCGCGGCGATCCGCGAGCGCACGCACTGGAACTCCGCCAGCCTGACGCCGTCCGATCCGGTGACGCTCGGCCTCTGCAGCCAGCTCGAGCTGGACATGGAAGTCGAGAAGGCCGCGAAGAACGCCCCGCCGCGTCCGGAAACCGACTACACCGAGCTGCTGGCTCCGGTGGAGGAGACCACGAGCGAGGAGGCCATCGCCGCCGCCTTCACCCGCGACCGCCGGCCGCGCGAAGAGGAAGAGGCGATCGACGCCGATGCCGTGTTCGCCAAGCTCAACTCGCTCAAGAAGTCGCGCAAGGGCGACGACGAGGATGAGGACGACTTCCGCTTCTGA